In Rissa tridactyla isolate bRisTri1 chromosome 8, bRisTri1.patW.cur.20221130, whole genome shotgun sequence, one genomic interval encodes:
- the ZNF281 gene encoding zinc finger protein 281, whose product MKLGSGFLGGGGSKRAAAMEPTFPPGMVMFNHRLPPVTSFTRAAAPPPAAQHPPQCVLPPASAAASSTAAAEPPAPPPPPQDMTFKKEPAGAFPSAPSSSQRSPWGFLQSLVSIKQEKPSEQEEEEQQQPQHHHHYGGLFGGAGEERPPGLGSSSGEGAGQSVIQDLSLLHHLHQHPHRDLLLSGRGEGAPGSSGEPKHDAQVKKAKRPKPETQGIKAKRKPSASSKPPLVGDGEGAIASPSQKPHVCEHCSAAFRSSYHLRRHVLIHTGERPFQCSQCSMGFIQKYLLQRHEKIHSREKPFGCDQCSMKFIQKYHMERHKRTHSGEKPYKCDTCQQYFSRTDRLLKHRRTCGEAIGKAGAGMEPGSSNNMGSLAALSQGNTSSSRRKSKTKSISTENKGNKCSSKVTESQVTSNVAMPNYAVDIPIVSSSGGLVGTGIEELQKKVPKLVLKKGSRKQADKNYLNFVSPLPDILGQKPLSGKQSGSLGLVANTGVETIGLLQSTGGKPGQISSNYDDAMQFSKKRRYLQTASSNSAFSINVGHMTSQQSVIQSAGVSVMDNEAPLSLIDSASLNSEIKSCHDKSGIPDEVLQSLLDQYSHKSEGQKEDPFSITEQRVDLHTSGEHSEMVQEENLSPNSQTVSNDKASMLQEYSKYLQQAFERTTNSTGFAFGPSFQFVSLSSTLHNHTLFQDKQIYTTSPLECGFSQSVTSVLPTALPKPPFGMLLGSQPGFYLSALEATHQQLTPSQELDDLIDPQKNLETSSNYQSTSQKLTGQKEQKNLESSTSFQIPSQELTSQIDPQKDIEPRATYQIENFAQAFGSQFKSGSRVPMTFITNSNGEVDHRVRTSVSDFSGYTNMMSDVSEPCSTRVKTPTSQSYR is encoded by the coding sequence ATGAAACTCGGCAGCGGCttcctcggcggcggcggcagcaagAGGGCGGCGGCCATGGAGCCCACCTTTCCCCCCGGCATGGTTATGTTCAACCACCGCCTGCCCCCGGTCACCAGCTTCACCCGGGCGGCCGCGCCCCCCCCGGCGGCCCAGCACCCCCCGCAGTGCGTGTTACCTCCGGCCTCCGCCGCCGCTTCCTCCACGGCGGCGGCCGAGCCCCCggcgcctcctcctccccctcaggACATGACTTTCAAGAAGGAGCCGGCGGGGGCTttcccctccgctccctcctcctcgcAGAGGAGCCCCTGGGGCTTTTTGCAGTCCCTGGTGAGCATCAAGCAAGAGAAGCCCAgcgagcaggaggaggaggagcagcagcagccgcagcaccaTCACCACTACGGGGGACTCTTCGGGGGCGCCGGGGAGGAGAGGCCCCCTggcctggggagcagcagcgggGAAGGAGCCGGCCAGAGCGTGATTCAGGACCTCAGCCTTCTTCACCACCTGCACCAGCATCCCCACCGAGACCTGTTACTGAGTGGCAGAGGCGAGGGCGCCCCTGGGAGCTCGGGTGAGCCAAAGCACGATGCCCAGGTCAAGAAGGCAAAGAGGCCAAAGCCAGAAACTCAGGGAATCAAAGCCAAGCGGAAGCCAAGTGCTTCATCCAAACCCCCCCTGGTGGGAGATGGGGAAGGTGCCATTGCGTCCCCCAGCCAGAAACCTCATGTCTGCGAACACTGCAGCGCTGCCTTCAGGAGTTCCTATCACTTGCGCAGACATGTGCTCATTCACACTGGGGAGAGGCCTTTCCAGTGCAGCCAGTGCAGCATGGGTTTCATCCAGAAGTACTTGCTGCAGAGACACGAGAAGATCCACAGTAGGGAGAAGCCTTTTGGGTGCGACCAGTGTAGTATGAAGTTCATCCAGAAGTACCACATGGAAAGACACAAGAGGACGCATAGCGGAGAAAAGCCATACAAATGTGATACTTGTCAGCAGTATTTTTCAAGGACTGATAGACTGTTGAAGCACAGGAGAACATGTGGTGAAGCCATAGGTAAAGCAGGTGCTGGAATGGAGCCTGGATCGTCAAATAACATGGGTAGCTTGGCTGCGTTGTCTCAGGGAAACACAAGTTCCtcaaggagaaaaagtaaaacaaaaagtatatccactgaaaacaaaggaaacaagtgTAGCAGCAAAGTAACCGAATCTCAAGTTACAAGTAATGTGGCCATGCCAAATTATGCAGTTGATATTCCTATTGTGTCTTCCAGTGGTGGTCTAGTTGGCACAGGCATAGAAGAACTTCAGAAAAAGGTGCCAAAATTGGTCttgaaaaaaggaagcagaaaacaggCAGACAAAAATTACCTTAATTTTGTATCACCACTGCCAGACATTTTGGGGCAAAAACCACTCTCTGGGAAACAGAGTGGCTCTCTAGGCCTAGTAGCCAATACCGGTGTAGAAACTATTGGCCTTCTCCAAAGTACAGGTGGTAAACCAGGTCAAATAAGTAGCAATTATGATGATGCCatgcagttttcaaagaaaagaagataTCTACAAACTGCAAGCAGTAACAGTGCCTTTTCAATTAATGTCGGACACATGACTTCCCAGCAGTCCGTCATCCAGTCTGCAGGTGTTAGTGTTATGGATAACGAAGCTCCATTATCTCTTATTGATTCAGCCTCTTTGAACAGTGAAATAAAGTCTTGCCACGACAAGTCTGGTATTCCCGATGAAGTCTTACAGAGCCTTTTGGACCAGTACTCTCACAAATCAGAAGGCCAGAAAGAAGATCCTTTCAGTATAACTGAACAGCGTGTGGACTTGCACACCTCAGGAGAACATTCAGAGATGGTTCAAGAAGAAAATTTGAGCCCTAACTCTCAAACAGTTTCAAATGATAAGGCAAGCATGTTGCAAGAATACTCCAAATACCTCCAACAAGCCTTTGAAAGAACAACCAATAGCACTGGTTTTGCTTTTGGACCCAGCTTCCAATTTGTTAGCTTGTCTTCTACTCTCCATAACCACACTCTGTTTCAAGACAAACAGATATACACTACATCTCCACTTGAGTGTGGCTTCAGCCAATCTGTTACCTCAGTATTGCCAACTGCGTTGCCAAAACCTCCGTTTGGGATGTTGCTTGGATCTCAGCCAGGCTTTTATTTGTCTGCTTTGGAGGCTACGCATCAACAGTTGACTCCTTCTCAAGAGCTGGATGATCTCATTGATCCGCAGAAAAACTTAGAGACTTCATCTAACTACCAGTCGACGTCTCAGAAACTGACTGGccagaaggaacagaaaaactTAGAATCCTCAACGAGCTTTCAGATCCCATCTCAGGAGTTAACTAGCCAGATAGACCCTCAGAAGGACATAGAGCCTAGAGCAACCTACCAGATCGAGAACTTTGCACAAGCGTTTGGTTCTCAGTTTAAGTCGGGCAGCAGGGTGCCAATGACTTTTATCACTAACTCTAATGGAGAAGTGGACCATAGGGTAAGGACTTCAGTGTCAGATTTCTCAGGGTATACAAATATGATGTCTGATGTAAGTGAGCCATGTAGTACACGAGTAAAAACCCCAACCAGCCAGAGTTACAGGTAA